In a single window of the Candidatus Methylomirabilota bacterium genome:
- a CDS encoding 3-hydroxyacyl-CoA dehydrogenase codes for MSSAIKRAAVLGAGVMGSGIAAHLANAGIPTCLLDIIPPELNEEDRRKGLSTDSPAFRNRLAAKGLEAALTVSPPAFFSATDARLITTGNIEDHLGWLSQADWIVEAAPERLEIKQALFAKVEAHRRPGTLTSSNTSGIPIRRLAEGRSPDFQRHFLGTHFFNPPRYMKLLELIPGPDTLPDVMQRVAAFAERSLGKGIVVAKDTPNFIANRIAAFGFFTAMRLMIEGDYSIEEVDRLTGPAVGRPKTATFRTADLVGLDTIVQIAANIAGALINPQERAIYAAPPFLLELVTRGWTGEKAGQGFYKRVKGAEGSEILVLDYKTMEYRSRQPVPLPSLDMTQGIEDPAERVRALAFADDRAGRYVWPLLRETLLHAADRIPEIADDITSVDHAMKWGFGWELGPFELWNALGVEKASARMAQEGKALPPLVTTLLQSGARSFYRRETGRQYVFDLGTAKEIEIPERPGIIRLRTLHERGQVVAHNPGASLLDLGDGVACLQFHSRNNSVGPDIIRMIRTSLQQCAERFDALVIGNQGRHFCVGANLMALLFEAQEENWDEIELMIRTFQDANMALKLFEKPVVAAPFSMTLGGGCEICLHAAKIRAAADTYMGLVEVGVGLIPAAGGCKELLLRSLEGIPEGAEVDLLPFFRHAFETVALAKVSTSAKDAQRLGYLRRSDSFSMNQDRLLHEAKQVALGMVAEGSAPPRSREDIKVLGTRAMAAARTQLYNMKCGGYISDHDELIARKLAGILAGGEVAPGTLVSEAYLLDLEREAFLGLCGERKSQARMEHMLKTGKPLRN; via the coding sequence ATGTCATCGGCTATCAAGCGTGCGGCGGTTCTGGGCGCGGGTGTCATGGGGAGCGGTATCGCTGCCCATCTGGCCAACGCGGGCATCCCAACCTGCCTGCTCGATATCATCCCGCCTGAGCTGAACGAGGAAGATCGACGCAAGGGGCTCAGCACCGACAGCCCCGCATTCCGCAATCGCCTCGCGGCGAAAGGGCTTGAGGCCGCCCTTACGGTCTCCCCGCCCGCCTTTTTTTCAGCCACAGACGCCCGCCTGATCACAACCGGTAACATCGAGGATCATCTCGGATGGCTCTCCCAGGCCGACTGGATTGTCGAGGCGGCGCCGGAGCGGCTTGAGATCAAGCAGGCGCTCTTCGCCAAGGTGGAGGCCCATCGCAGGCCGGGAACGCTCACCAGCAGCAACACCTCGGGGATCCCCATCCGGCGATTGGCTGAGGGGCGATCTCCCGACTTTCAAAGGCACTTTCTCGGCACGCACTTCTTCAATCCCCCGCGGTATATGAAACTCCTGGAATTAATCCCCGGTCCGGATACCCTGCCCGATGTGATGCAGCGCGTAGCCGCGTTTGCGGAGCGGTCGCTCGGCAAGGGAATCGTCGTCGCAAAAGATACCCCCAACTTCATCGCCAACCGGATTGCCGCCTTCGGCTTTTTTACCGCCATGAGACTGATGATTGAGGGCGACTATTCAATCGAAGAGGTGGATCGGCTCACCGGACCGGCCGTCGGTCGCCCAAAGACCGCCACGTTTCGAACAGCCGATCTGGTCGGCCTCGATACCATCGTTCAAATCGCCGCCAATATCGCAGGAGCTCTGATAAACCCGCAAGAGCGAGCGATTTATGCCGCCCCGCCGTTTTTGCTTGAGTTGGTCACACGGGGCTGGACCGGCGAGAAGGCCGGGCAGGGGTTCTACAAACGGGTCAAGGGGGCTGAAGGGAGCGAGATCCTCGTCCTCGACTATAAGACCATGGAGTACCGTTCAAGACAGCCGGTTCCGCTCCCCTCGCTCGACATGACCCAGGGCATCGAGGACCCCGCAGAACGAGTGCGAGCGCTTGCCTTTGCCGACGACCGGGCGGGGCGCTACGTGTGGCCGCTCCTGCGTGAGACCCTGCTCCACGCTGCAGACCGGATTCCCGAAATCGCCGATGACATCACCAGCGTGGACCATGCCATGAAATGGGGCTTCGGCTGGGAGCTGGGACCGTTCGAACTCTGGAACGCGCTTGGCGTTGAGAAGGCGAGCGCCAGGATGGCGCAGGAGGGTAAGGCCCTTCCGCCACTGGTTACTACCCTGCTGCAGAGCGGCGCGCGCAGCTTCTACCGTCGCGAGACGGGACGGCAATACGTCTTCGACCTCGGTACGGCTAAAGAGATCGAAATCCCGGAACGACCCGGAATCATCCGCCTCCGGACGCTGCATGAGCGGGGGCAGGTGGTCGCGCACAATCCCGGTGCGTCGCTGCTCGACCTGGGCGACGGGGTCGCCTGCCTGCAGTTTCACTCCAGGAACAATAGCGTCGGTCCCGATATCATCCGGATGATACGGACCAGTCTGCAGCAATGCGCTGAGCGATTTGACGCCCTTGTGATCGGGAACCAGGGACGACACTTCTGCGTCGGTGCGAACCTGATGGCTCTCCTGTTTGAAGCCCAGGAGGAGAACTGGGACGAGATCGAGCTGATGATACGAACCTTCCAGGACGCCAACATGGCGCTCAAACTCTTCGAAAAGCCGGTGGTGGCGGCCCCGTTTTCCATGACCCTTGGCGGCGGCTGCGAGATCTGTCTTCACGCTGCAAAGATTCGCGCGGCGGCCGACACCTATATGGGCCTTGTGGAGGTCGGGGTCGGGTTGATCCCGGCCGCCGGCGGCTGTAAGGAGCTGCTGCTGCGCAGTCTCGAAGGGATCCCAGAGGGGGCGGAGGTCGATCTCCTTCCGTTCTTTCGGCATGCCTTCGAGACGGTCGCCCTTGCGAAGGTGTCAACCAGCGCGAAGGACGCCCAGCGGCTTGGCTACCTGAGGCGAAGCGACAGTTTTTCGATGAATCAGGATCGCCTGCTGCACGAGGCCAAACAGGTGGCCCTCGGGATGGTTGCCGAAGGATCTGCTCCACCCCGGTCAAGAGAGGACATTAAGGTTCTGGGGACCCGCGCCATGGCCGCCGCCCGTACGCAGTTGTATAATATGAAGTGTGGTGGGTACATCAGCGATCACGACGAACTGATTGCCAGGAAGCTGGCCGGCATCTTAGCCGGCGGCGAGGTGGCACCCGGAACCCTGGTCAGTGAAGCATATCTGCTGGATTTGGAGCGGGAGGCATTCCTCGGCCTGTGCGGCGAACGCAAGTCGCAGGCGCGTATGGAGCATATGCTGAAAACGGGTAAACCGCTTAGAAACTAG
- a CDS encoding acetyl-CoA C-acyltransferase (Catalyzes the synthesis of acetoacetyl coenzyme A from two molecules of acetyl coenzyme A. It can also act as a thiolase, catalyzing the reverse reaction and generating two-carbon units from the four-carbon product of fatty acid oxidation) yields the protein MREAVIVAAARTAVGKAPRGTLCATPPTVMAAAVVADLLKRTPTLAPDEVEDVILGCAFPEAEQGMNMARVAALRAGLPHTVPGQTVNRFCSSGLQTIATAAERIMAGFAEVIIAGGAESMSLVPMSGNTYAPDPQLAEHYPAVYISMGNSAEHLAQTYCVSREEQDSFALHSHLKAAAAIRAGRFKDEIVPLSIHKTTFLGEDSPRVVTNKIIFDTDEGVRFDTSAEALARLPSVFHRSGTVTAGNSSQTSDGAAAVLVMSGEKAQRLGLKPLARFCAFAVAGVPPELMGVGPVDAIPKALRLAGLTLDQIDLIELNEAFAAQALAVICEAKLQTERVNVNGGAIALGHPLGCTGAKLTATLLYEMQRRSVRYGMVTMCIGGGMGAAGIFERV from the coding sequence ATGAGAGAGGCAGTGATTGTGGCGGCAGCGAGGACGGCGGTAGGCAAGGCGCCTCGCGGGACGCTCTGCGCCACACCACCGACAGTGATGGCAGCCGCCGTCGTCGCAGACCTGCTGAAGCGGACGCCCACCCTGGCGCCCGATGAGGTCGAGGACGTCATCCTGGGCTGTGCCTTTCCGGAGGCAGAACAGGGAATGAATATGGCCAGGGTTGCGGCGCTGCGGGCGGGACTCCCGCACACGGTCCCGGGACAGACGGTCAATCGCTTCTGCTCTTCCGGGCTCCAGACGATCGCGACCGCGGCTGAGCGGATTATGGCCGGCTTTGCCGAGGTCATCATCGCCGGCGGGGCCGAGAGCATGAGCCTGGTGCCCATGAGCGGAAACACGTATGCGCCCGATCCTCAGCTCGCCGAACACTATCCTGCCGTCTACATCTCCATGGGCAACAGCGCTGAACACCTGGCTCAAACGTATTGCGTGAGTCGGGAGGAACAGGACAGCTTTGCGCTTCACAGTCACCTCAAGGCGGCAGCCGCCATTCGAGCTGGACGATTCAAGGACGAAATCGTTCCGCTCAGCATCCACAAGACGACATTTCTCGGAGAGGATTCGCCGCGCGTCGTTACCAACAAGATCATCTTTGACACTGATGAGGGGGTTCGATTCGATACCTCCGCCGAGGCGCTGGCCAGACTTCCATCGGTGTTCCACCGGAGCGGTACAGTAACCGCCGGCAATTCGTCGCAGACCAGCGACGGGGCGGCCGCGGTGTTAGTGATGTCGGGAGAAAAAGCACAACGATTAGGCCTGAAACCGCTTGCTCGTTTCTGTGCATTCGCCGTTGCGGGCGTCCCGCCGGAGCTGATGGGAGTAGGACCGGTCGATGCGATCCCAAAGGCGCTCCGACTTGCAGGGCTCACCCTGGACCAGATCGACCTGATCGAGTTGAACGAGGCGTTTGCTGCGCAGGCGCTGGCCGTCATTTGCGAGGCGAAGCTGCAGACGGAGCGGGTAAACGTCAACGGCGGCGCCATTGCGCTGGGTCACCCCCTCGGCTGTACCGGCGCAAAGCTGACCGCGACATTGCTGTACGAGATGCAGCGACGAAGCGTTCGCTACGGAATGGTCACGATGTGCATCGGCGGAGGAATGGGCGCTGCCGGCATTTTCGAGCGGGTGTAG
- a CDS encoding acyl-CoA dehydrogenase: MTMANDEFVPGGSFLLREISASEVFTPEDLSEEQQMMRKLTREFIEAEVTPHVEQLEHQDWDLTRTLIRKAGELGLLSVDIPARYGGLELDIPTSTVIAEAMIQGGSFAISLLDHTGIGSLPIAWFGNTEQKARYLPLLAAGAKIGSYALTEPGSGSDALSARTKAVLSPDGQLYILNGTKQFITNAAFADLYITYAKVDGDKFTAFIIDKETPGVTLGSEEEKMGIKGTSTRSVILENAKVPVENLLYEIGRGHKVAFDLLNIGRFKLGAGCVGLCKLALREAIRYAKQRIQFGQPIASFGLIQKKLAEMAIRTYVAESMVYRTAGLIERRVSRIDRQDERAGLETAKGVEEYAVECSINKIYASEALDYVADETVQIFGGYGYIADFPAERIYRDARINRLFEGTNEINRLLIPTTLFRRALQGRLPLFAATQKLLADLLAYSSSQEATDEGLLGEQTRLLRSAKKIALMVSGVAVQRYRERLQDEQEILGILSDMVIELFAMESALLRALKSARRDSESVAVSKSDMVTVYANDAFLRIELLAKEGLAAMEEGDALWTQLSALKKLTRYIPINTTRLRRAIAQRMIDAEDYQA, from the coding sequence ATGACGATGGCAAACGATGAGTTCGTTCCAGGCGGGAGCTTCCTCCTTCGGGAGATATCGGCGTCGGAGGTCTTCACACCTGAAGATCTGAGCGAGGAGCAGCAGATGATGCGAAAGCTGACTCGCGAGTTCATTGAAGCCGAGGTCACGCCCCATGTCGAGCAGCTTGAGCATCAGGACTGGGATCTGACGCGCACCCTCATCAGGAAGGCCGGCGAGTTGGGGCTGTTGTCGGTAGACATCCCGGCCCGGTATGGCGGCCTGGAACTGGATATCCCGACCTCCACGGTCATTGCCGAAGCGATGATTCAGGGCGGCTCGTTCGCCATCTCGCTGTTGGATCACACCGGGATCGGATCGCTCCCGATTGCCTGGTTCGGCAACACGGAACAGAAGGCGCGTTATCTGCCCCTCCTCGCCGCCGGGGCCAAAATCGGCTCCTACGCGCTCACCGAACCGGGCTCCGGCTCCGATGCCCTCAGCGCCAGAACCAAGGCGGTCCTCTCGCCTGACGGGCAGCTCTACATCTTGAATGGAACCAAGCAGTTCATCACCAACGCTGCCTTTGCCGATCTCTATATCACCTACGCCAAGGTGGACGGCGACAAGTTTACCGCGTTTATCATCGACAAAGAGACCCCCGGCGTGACCTTGGGATCGGAAGAAGAAAAGATGGGGATCAAGGGCACCTCCACACGAAGCGTGATCCTTGAGAACGCCAAGGTCCCGGTAGAGAACCTCCTCTATGAGATCGGCAGGGGTCACAAGGTCGCCTTCGACCTCTTGAACATCGGTCGATTTAAACTGGGGGCCGGCTGTGTCGGTCTCTGCAAACTGGCGCTGCGCGAAGCGATCAGGTACGCGAAGCAGCGAATCCAGTTCGGTCAGCCGATCGCTTCGTTCGGCCTGATCCAGAAAAAGCTGGCCGAGATGGCGATTCGGACCTATGTCGCCGAGTCGATGGTCTATCGGACGGCCGGCCTGATTGAACGACGTGTATCACGCATCGACCGGCAGGATGAACGAGCAGGGCTTGAAACCGCCAAGGGGGTCGAGGAGTATGCCGTTGAGTGCTCAATCAACAAGATCTATGCCTCTGAGGCCCTCGACTACGTAGCCGACGAGACCGTCCAGATCTTCGGCGGCTACGGCTATATCGCCGACTTTCCGGCCGAGCGGATCTATCGGGACGCCCGAATCAATCGGCTGTTCGAGGGGACCAACGAGATCAACCGGCTGTTGATTCCGACAACACTCTTTCGGCGGGCACTGCAGGGGCGGCTGCCGCTTTTCGCCGCAACCCAGAAACTGCTCGCTGATCTGCTTGCCTATAGCAGCAGCCAGGAAGCGACCGATGAGGGTCTGCTCGGCGAGCAGACCCGGCTGCTGCGGTCGGCAAAGAAGATCGCGTTGATGGTTTCGGGAGTCGCCGTGCAGCGGTATCGCGAGCGACTTCAGGACGAGCAGGAGATCCTCGGAATATTGAGCGACATGGTGATAGAACTATTTGCCATGGAAAGCGCGCTGCTTCGAGCGCTCAAATCTGCGCGGCGGGATAGCGAGAGCGTCGCCGTCTCGAAATCCGACATGGTCACGGTCTACGCCAACGATGCCTTCCTCCGGATCGAACTCCTGGCCAAGGAGGGCCTGGCCGCGATGGAGGAAGGGGATGCCCTCTGGACGCAACTCAGCGCCCTCAAGAAGTTGACCCGCTACATACCGATCAACACCACCCGCCTACGGCGGGCGATCGCTCAACGTATGATCGACGCCGAGGACTATCAGGCCTGA
- a CDS encoding molybdenum cofactor biosynthesis protein MoaE — protein MFEITDQPLSLEPLVAAVKRSSSGAVATFLGVVREQTRGRQVRYLEYEAYQEMAIPKMRKIAEEIRLKWKVDEIAMTHRIGRLQIGEASVVIAVSAPHRREALAACAYAIDRLKEMVPIWKKEVWTDGEEWVGPGGCTHH, from the coding sequence GTGTTTGAAATCACCGATCAACCGCTTTCGCTGGAGCCTCTTGTCGCTGCCGTGAAACGATCAAGCTCCGGCGCCGTTGCGACCTTCTTAGGCGTGGTGCGGGAACAGACGCGCGGCCGACAGGTTCGTTACCTGGAGTACGAAGCATACCAGGAAATGGCGATTCCCAAAATGCGGAAGATCGCCGAGGAGATCCGCCTGAAGTGGAAGGTGGACGAAATCGCCATGACACATCGGATCGGCCGTCTACAGATCGGTGAGGCGAGCGTCGTCATCGCCGTATCCGCGCCCCACCGCCGCGAGGCGCTTGCCGCCTGCGCCTATGCGATCGATCGCCTGAAAGAGATGGTCCCGATCTGGAAGAAGGAGGTCTGGACGGACGGCGAAGAGTGGGTGGGCCCAGGCGGCTGTACGCACCACTGA
- the moaD gene encoding molybdopterin converting factor subunit 1, giving the protein MKIRVRCFAAVRDIVGAGELIVELPEGSTLGHLVQQLSSRFPRLQSLAGSVLFSVNREYASVETQLAAGDEVAFIPPVSGGSGV; this is encoded by the coding sequence ATGAAGATCCGAGTGCGATGTTTTGCCGCCGTCCGTGATATCGTGGGCGCCGGCGAACTGATAGTGGAGCTACCGGAGGGGAGTACGTTGGGTCACCTTGTGCAGCAGCTCTCCAGTCGGTTTCCGCGACTGCAATCGCTGGCCGGGTCAGTCCTCTTTTCTGTCAATCGGGAATATGCATCAGTTGAGACACAGTTGGCGGCAGGGGATGAGGTCGCGTTTATTCCACCTGTGAGCGGGGGGAGCGGTGTTTGA
- the bfr gene encoding bacterioferritin, producing the protein MHGHLQIIELLNNVLRMELTGINQYFLHAKMCDGWGYQVLTKAIMEESIEEMKHADKLIERILFLDGRPNISACDPIAVGTNVRQQLENDLALEIAALQVLNPGIQLCIELQDTGSRELLERITTDEERHVGWIEAQLHTINELGYENYLAEQIHEKS; encoded by the coding sequence ATGCACGGACATCTGCAGATCATTGAGCTGTTGAACAACGTGCTCCGGATGGAGTTGACCGGGATTAATCAGTACTTCTTACATGCCAAGATGTGCGACGGTTGGGGGTATCAGGTCCTGACCAAGGCGATCATGGAGGAATCGATCGAGGAGATGAAACACGCCGACAAGCTCATCGAGCGCATCCTCTTCCTTGACGGGCGTCCGAACATATCGGCGTGCGATCCTATCGCCGTCGGCACCAATGTCCGGCAGCAGCTTGAGAACGATCTCGCGCTGGAGATAGCCGCGCTCCAGGTGCTGAATCCGGGTATTCAGCTCTGTATTGAGCTTCAGGATACCGGGAGCCGTGAGTTGTTGGAGCGCATTACGACCGATGAGGAACGCCACGTCGGGTGGATCGAGGCGCAGCTTCACACGATCAACGAACTGGGGTACGAGAACTACCTGGCCGAACAAATCCACGAAAAAAGCTAG
- a CDS encoding transporter: MWTALFGLIHTAEPDSAAAGGFSLFVESGAAAVGNAQAGGAALAEDATTVFFNPAGLTRLEGRQLSMVGSGVGPSANFANSRAHPSTSAIPSIPLTGGDGGDAGSWAFVPATFYAMDLAPGLKFGMGLNAPFGLKTKYDHDWVGRYHAIKSELKTISMTPALALKVNDRLSLGVGFIAEWAKAELTKAIDFGSACFGSAFGPAACTAAGILPQTKDGRAKVEGEDWGFGFSLGALIQVVPSTRVGLTYRSKITHVISGTATFRKPTLPGPFAALTSTPVTTNNAAQASLTLPETLSISSVTQINPKWSVLGDITWTNWSRLDELRIRFSNGAPDSVTQENWRDTVRLALAVNYQATDAWKLRAGWAYDPTPVKDRFRTPRIPDEDRVWLSVGTNVKLSPASSLDFSYAHLFVKDASSNDAVAGAGTLRGHYDDHVDVIAAQLNYRF, from the coding sequence ATGTGGACTGCGCTGTTCGGTCTGATTCACACGGCCGAGCCGGACTCCGCTGCCGCCGGTGGGTTTTCCCTGTTTGTGGAGAGTGGTGCAGCGGCAGTGGGAAATGCGCAGGCCGGCGGCGCCGCGCTGGCCGAGGATGCCACGACGGTCTTTTTTAATCCCGCCGGCTTGACCAGACTGGAAGGTCGGCAGCTTTCGATGGTGGGCTCCGGCGTCGGGCCGTCGGCCAATTTTGCAAACTCTCGTGCTCACCCGTCTACATCCGCGATTCCGTCGATTCCGCTGACCGGCGGCGACGGCGGCGACGCGGGAAGTTGGGCGTTTGTGCCGGCGACATTTTATGCGATGGACCTGGCGCCTGGACTGAAGTTCGGGATGGGACTCAACGCGCCGTTCGGCTTGAAGACAAAGTATGACCACGACTGGGTGGGACGCTATCATGCGATCAAATCGGAGTTAAAGACCATCAGTATGACACCAGCGCTGGCGCTGAAGGTGAACGACAGGCTGTCGCTGGGGGTCGGGTTCATCGCAGAATGGGCGAAGGCGGAGCTGACGAAGGCGATTGATTTTGGTTCCGCCTGCTTCGGGTCCGCATTCGGGCCGGCGGCCTGTACCGCGGCGGGGATCCTGCCTCAGACGAAGGATGGTCGGGCCAAGGTGGAAGGCGAGGACTGGGGTTTCGGGTTCAGTCTCGGCGCGCTCATCCAGGTCGTTCCCTCGACACGCGTGGGCCTGACCTATCGCTCCAAGATCACCCACGTGATCAGCGGTACGGCGACATTCAGGAAGCCCACTTTGCCCGGCCCATTTGCCGCACTGACGTCTACGCCGGTTACGACCAACAATGCCGCCCAGGCGAGCCTGACCTTGCCCGAAACGCTGTCGATCAGCTCCGTCACCCAGATCAATCCGAAATGGTCGGTGTTGGGTGATATCACCTGGACCAACTGGAGTCGCCTCGATGAGTTACGGATCCGCTTCAGCAACGGTGCCCCGGACAGCGTGACTCAAGAGAACTGGCGCGACACTGTTCGCCTTGCGCTGGCCGTCAACTATCAGGCCACCGACGCCTGGAAGCTGCGGGCCGGCTGGGCCTACGACCCGACCCCGGTGAAGGATAGATTCCGCACCCCGCGGATCCCCGACGAGGATCGTGTATGGCTGTCGGTGGGGACAAATGTGAAGTTGTCGCCCGCAAGCTCTCTGGACTTCTCGTACGCCCACCTCTTCGTTAAGGATGCGTCAAGCAACGATGCGGTAGCGGGGGCGGGAACCTTGCGGGGGCACTATGACGACCATGTGGATGTCATCGCGGCCCAGTTGAACTATAGGTTTTAG
- the mce gene encoding methylmalonyl-CoA epimerase produces MVHRIEHIAVAVKDLEASTRLFEILLGLNGSEIETLPNERVRVAFFELGEGRLELVQGIGADNPMSTFIERRGEGLHHICFEVDDLCETLKQLHAAGFPLINNVPRTGSRGTKVAFVHPRGCHGVLVELVEQPNSA; encoded by the coding sequence ATGGTACATCGAATTGAGCACATTGCGGTTGCGGTGAAGGATCTCGAGGCCTCAACCAGGCTGTTTGAGATCCTTCTGGGTCTCAACGGGAGCGAGATCGAGACATTGCCTAATGAGCGGGTGAGGGTCGCATTCTTCGAACTTGGGGAAGGTCGCCTCGAACTGGTGCAGGGGATCGGCGCCGACAACCCGATGAGCACATTTATCGAGAGACGTGGCGAGGGACTCCACCATATCTGTTTTGAGGTCGACGATCTCTGCGAGACGTTGAAGCAACTTCATGCAGCGGGATTCCCTCTGATCAACAATGTCCCCAGGACGGGATCCCGCGGAACCAAAGTGGCCTTTGTGCATCCACGGGGATGCCATGGTGTTCTGGTAGAGCTGGTTGAGCAACCCAACAGCGCATAG
- a CDS encoding methylmalonyl-CoA mutase, producing MDAEEEVTQLRRGFDRWRTNVLEPALVRTPERQQGCRTSSDIEVERLYTPLNLADQDYLTRLGFPGSYPYTRGVRPTMYRGRLWTMREYAGYGTAAETNRRFHFLLEQGQTGLSVAFDLPTQLGYDADDPLAVGEVGRVGVAIDSLADMETLLQDIPLDGVSVSMTINATAAILLAMYVVVARRAGIAPERLAGTIQNDILKEYIARGTYIFPPGPSMRLVTDTVVYCAEHLPRWNAISVSGYHIREAGSTAVQEVAFTLANGIAYVEAATAAGLDVDRIGSQLSFFFNAHNDFLEEIAKFRAARRLWATIMRKRFLAHDPRSWMLRFHVQTSGVSLTAQQAENNLVRVALQALAAVLGGVQSLHTNSRDEALGLPTEDAVRLALRTQQIIAYESGAANMVDPLGGSYCVEALTDRIEGEASAYIEKIDAMGGMRGAIERGFVQREIQEAAYREQRATEERQRIVVGVNEFTSDEPVHFPVFAVDPGLEMEQRAKLAQLRRSRDNDRVARALHRLGEAARTDVNLLPILLEAVESYATIGEMCAVLRRVFGQHRESVAL from the coding sequence ATGGACGCCGAGGAAGAGGTCACACAATTGAGGCGCGGATTCGATCGCTGGCGGACGAACGTGCTGGAGCCGGCTCTTGTCCGCACCCCGGAGCGACAACAGGGGTGTCGAACGAGTTCCGACATCGAGGTAGAGCGCCTCTACACCCCGCTCAATCTCGCCGACCAGGACTATCTGACGCGGTTGGGTTTTCCCGGCAGTTATCCCTACACCCGCGGGGTGAGACCGACGATGTATCGAGGTCGTCTCTGGACCATGCGGGAATATGCGGGCTACGGGACCGCAGCGGAGACCAATCGGCGGTTTCACTTTCTGCTTGAACAGGGCCAGACGGGGCTGTCGGTAGCCTTTGATCTGCCTACCCAACTCGGCTATGACGCCGACGATCCGCTGGCTGTCGGCGAGGTGGGCAGGGTGGGCGTCGCCATCGACTCGCTGGCCGATATGGAAACTCTGTTGCAGGATATTCCCCTTGACGGGGTCAGTGTCTCCATGACGATTAATGCGACGGCGGCCATCCTGCTGGCAATGTATGTGGTGGTGGCCAGGCGGGCGGGTATCGCGCCGGAACGGCTTGCAGGCACCATTCAGAACGATATCCTCAAGGAGTATATCGCCAGAGGGACCTACATCTTCCCGCCAGGGCCTTCCATGCGCCTGGTGACCGACACGGTGGTCTACTGCGCCGAGCATTTGCCGCGCTGGAATGCGATCAGCGTCAGCGGGTATCACATTCGGGAGGCCGGCTCAACGGCGGTCCAGGAGGTAGCCTTTACGCTGGCGAACGGCATTGCCTATGTCGAGGCGGCGACGGCGGCCGGACTCGACGTCGATCGGATCGGCTCGCAGCTCTCGTTCTTTTTCAATGCCCATAACGATTTCCTGGAAGAGATCGCCAAGTTCCGCGCGGCCCGTCGTCTCTGGGCCACTATCATGCGAAAGCGCTTTTTGGCGCACGATCCGCGGTCGTGGATGCTGCGCTTTCATGTGCAGACCTCCGGCGTAAGTCTGACGGCGCAGCAGGCCGAGAATAATCTGGTCCGCGTGGCGTTGCAGGCCCTCGCGGCCGTTCTGGGCGGGGTCCAGTCGTTGCATACCAACTCGCGCGACGAGGCGCTGGGGCTTCCCACCGAAGACGCAGTTCGTCTCGCGCTCAGAACCCAACAGATCATCGCCTATGAGAGCGGGGCGGCGAATATGGTCGACCCGCTTGGCGGATCCTACTGTGTGGAGGCGCTGACCGATCGGATCGAAGGCGAGGCGTCGGCCTACATCGAGAAGATCGACGCGATGGGTGGGATGCGTGGCGCCATCGAGCGCGGGTTTGTTCAGCGGGAGATCCAGGAGGCTGCGTACCGGGAGCAGCGGGCCACTGAGGAGCGGCAGCGTATCGTCGTCGGGGTCAATGAGTTTACCAGCGACGAGCCGGTCCACTTTCCCGTCTTTGCTGTGGACCCCGGGCTTGAAATGGAACAGCGGGCTAAGCTGGCTCAGCTTCGCCGCAGTCGGGATAACGACCGGGTAGCGCGGGCGCTCCATCGGTTAGGGGAGGCGGCAAGGACCGATGTGAACCTGCTACCGATCTTACTCGAGGCGGTGGAGAGCTACGCGACCATCGGGGAGATGTGCGCCGTACTGCGGCGTGTCTTCGGCCAGCATCGCGAATCGGTGGCACTATGA
- a CDS encoding acetyl-CoA carboxylase biotin carboxyl carrier protein subunit, with protein MEVGRTSGRAATTMIYSAELQGRTHRLVVKGKGSQVPVQVNGDIYEVDFSAADGSLLSLLVMGRSYEADVVEEAEGVLTVWVEGETYRIEYEAEGRRRRRSAGIAGHGAVGRQTITAPMPGKVVAVLVSPDQEVTAGQGIIVIEAMKMENELKASRPGVIKEIKVQEGSAVGGGDVLVVIE; from the coding sequence ATGGAAGTTGGCCGCACGTCAGGACGCGCTGCGACGACGATGATCTATTCGGCTGAGTTGCAAGGCAGAACGCATAGACTGGTCGTGAAGGGAAAGGGATCACAGGTGCCGGTTCAGGTGAATGGGGACATCTACGAGGTCGATTTCAGCGCTGCCGACGGGAGCCTCCTGTCGCTGCTCGTGATGGGCCGGTCGTACGAGGCTGATGTCGTCGAGGAGGCGGAGGGTGTCCTGACGGTCTGGGTTGAGGGCGAAACGTACCGAATCGAATATGAGGCGGAGGGACGTCGTCGCAGGCGGAGCGCCGGCATCGCAGGTCATGGCGCCGTCGGTCGCCAGACGATTACGGCCCCAATGCCGGGGAAGGTCGTGGCGGTGCTCGTTTCCCCGGACCAGGAGGTGACCGCCGGTCAGGGGATCATCGTCATCGAGGCGATGAAGATGGAAAACGAGTTGAAGGCATCGAGGCCTGGAGTGATCAAAGAGATCAAGGTCCAGGAGGGATCTGCTGTGGGCGGGGGTGACGTCCTGGTGGTGATCGAGTAG